From the Psychrobacillus sp. FSL K6-4046 genome, one window contains:
- the putP gene encoding sodium/proline symporter PutP: MSPETYQLIAISIYMVAMLAIGYYSYRKTVNLTDYMLGGRSLGPAVTALSAGAADMSGWLLMGLPGAIYLHGMGEAWIAVGLTIGAYLNWLYVAPRLRVYTQVSNDSITIPSYLESRLKQSSRLLRVVSGLIILLFFTFYVSSGMVAGGVFFESSFGLDYHTGLLVVSAVTVAYTLFGGFLAVSYTDFLQGLLMFLALIFVPIIGLFATGGIDTTVDSIKAVNPTHLSLIAGTTTAGIISSLAWGLGYFGQPHIIVRFMAISSVKETKNARRIGIGWMILSLVGAISTALVGLAYYQQNPNLTLTDPEAIFISLGQIVFHPFIAGLVLAAVLAAVMSTISSQLIVTSSALIEDLYKAFIKTDASDRTYVNYGRIAVLAVSIIAAVLAWEQNETILGLVAFAWAGFGASFGPVILLSLYWKKITATGALSGMVVGAVTVVIWKANETLKDALYEIVPGFLLALIVTVVVSLLTYKPNAEIEKEFDDTVQLLKEERKK; this comes from the coding sequence ATGTCACCAGAAACTTATCAATTGATAGCCATATCTATCTATATGGTTGCCATGCTTGCTATCGGATATTATTCGTATAGAAAAACCGTTAATCTGACTGATTATATGCTAGGAGGACGTTCACTCGGCCCAGCAGTTACCGCTTTAAGTGCAGGAGCTGCTGATATGTCTGGGTGGCTCCTAATGGGATTACCAGGAGCAATCTATCTACATGGTATGGGAGAAGCTTGGATAGCGGTTGGTTTAACAATTGGAGCGTATTTAAACTGGCTATATGTAGCACCACGTTTACGAGTATACACACAGGTTTCCAACGATTCCATTACTATTCCAAGCTACCTAGAAAGTCGCTTGAAGCAATCTTCACGCTTGTTACGAGTAGTATCAGGTCTCATTATTCTTTTATTCTTTACTTTTTATGTCTCATCCGGAATGGTTGCTGGTGGAGTATTTTTTGAAAGCTCATTTGGACTAGACTACCATACTGGCTTGTTAGTTGTATCAGCGGTTACAGTAGCCTACACTCTGTTTGGCGGCTTCCTAGCCGTTAGCTATACGGATTTCCTACAAGGTCTTCTTATGTTTCTCGCACTAATTTTCGTTCCCATTATTGGCTTATTTGCAACTGGGGGAATAGATACAACTGTAGATTCAATCAAGGCGGTTAATCCAACTCATTTAAGCCTGATCGCTGGTACTACAACTGCAGGGATTATATCATCCTTAGCATGGGGTCTTGGTTACTTTGGACAGCCCCATATTATTGTTCGCTTTATGGCTATTAGTTCAGTAAAGGAAACAAAGAATGCTCGTCGCATTGGTATAGGGTGGATGATTCTAAGCTTAGTTGGAGCTATTTCCACTGCTCTTGTTGGACTAGCATATTACCAACAAAACCCTAATCTAACTCTTACTGATCCAGAAGCTATATTTATCTCCCTTGGCCAAATTGTGTTCCACCCATTCATTGCAGGTCTTGTGCTTGCTGCTGTTTTAGCAGCCGTTATGAGTACAATCTCGTCTCAGCTAATCGTTACTTCCTCTGCATTAATAGAGGACTTGTATAAAGCATTTATAAAAACAGATGCTTCTGATCGAACATATGTAAATTATGGTCGTATCGCTGTACTAGCAGTATCCATAATTGCTGCTGTGCTTGCTTGGGAACAAAACGAGACTATTTTAGGCCTTGTAGCTTTTGCATGGGCGGGCTTCGGTGCGTCATTTGGTCCAGTCATTTTACTTTCACTTTATTGGAAAAAGATTACTGCTACCGGCGCACTTTCAGGTATGGTCGTCGGTGCTGTAACCGTTGTGATCTGGAAGGCTAACGAAACGCTTAAAGACGCATTATATGAAATAGTTCCCGGCTTCCTTTTAGCTCTGATTGTTACGGTGGTGGTGAGCTTGTTAACCTACAAGCCTAACGCTGAGATTGAAAAAGAATTCGATGACACCGTTCAACTATTAAAAGAAGAGCGTAAAAAATAA
- a CDS encoding exonuclease SbcCD subunit D codes for MKIFHTADWHLGKLVQGIYMTEDQRHVLASFIKAIEEEKPDVVIIAGDLYDRAVPPAESVNLLDNVLAEIVLKHQTPVLSIAGNHDSPGRLNFGRNIMKETGLHIVGQLTKEFNSVTISDEYGEVEFHLIPYMDPSQVRFILEDETITSHQLAMKKIVEAIELQMDFSKRHVFVGHAFVTPQGREEDNTSESERPLAIGGAEYVDASLFKNFKYTALGHLHQAHFVQNETIQYAGSPLKYSISEEHHKKGFLIVEIDEKGCAKVEKRLLTPKRDMRTVEGYLNDILQHPTSEDYIFVKLLDETPVLSPMEQIRTVYPNAMHVERKVFQSFGIGKAEEPKSRHKMDDLMLFESFYEEIKGQTPAEETKELFKEVLSGLMLEEREGGSRA; via the coding sequence ATGAAAATATTTCACACAGCCGACTGGCATTTAGGTAAATTAGTACAAGGGATCTATATGACAGAAGATCAGAGACATGTGTTGGCTTCATTTATAAAAGCAATTGAGGAAGAAAAGCCAGATGTAGTAATCATAGCAGGAGATTTATATGACCGGGCTGTACCACCTGCAGAATCTGTAAATTTGTTGGACAATGTACTTGCAGAGATTGTATTAAAGCATCAGACTCCTGTTTTAAGTATTGCGGGAAACCATGACAGCCCAGGCCGTTTAAATTTTGGAAGAAACATTATGAAAGAAACTGGTTTACATATAGTGGGACAACTAACAAAAGAGTTTAATTCTGTGACAATCAGTGATGAATATGGAGAAGTAGAATTTCATCTAATCCCGTATATGGACCCTTCTCAGGTTAGGTTCATACTCGAGGACGAAACAATCACCAGTCATCAGCTAGCCATGAAAAAAATAGTGGAAGCTATTGAATTGCAAATGGATTTTTCGAAAAGACATGTGTTTGTAGGACATGCCTTTGTTACTCCTCAAGGTCGGGAAGAGGATAATACTAGTGAGTCAGAAAGACCGCTTGCCATTGGTGGAGCTGAGTATGTAGATGCTTCGCTATTTAAGAACTTCAAGTACACAGCGTTAGGCCATCTTCATCAAGCACATTTTGTGCAAAATGAAACCATTCAATACGCCGGATCTCCTTTAAAATATTCCATTTCAGAGGAACACCATAAAAAAGGCTTTCTAATAGTGGAAATAGATGAAAAAGGTTGTGCAAAAGTAGAAAAAAGATTACTTACCCCTAAAAGAGATATGCGCACAGTGGAAGGCTATTTGAATGACATTTTACAGCATCCTACAAGCGAGGATTACATTTTCGTGAAGTTACTAGATGAAACGCCAGTACTTTCACCAATGGAGCAAATTCGAACTGTATATCCGAATGCCATGCATGTAGAAAGAAAAGTATTCCAATCTTTTGGAATAGGAAAAGCAGAAGAACCAAAAAGTCGTCATAAGATGGATGACTTAATGCTATTTGAATCCTTCTATGAGGAAATCAAGGGACAAACTCCGGCTGAGGAAACAAAAGAACTATTTAAGGAAGTACTTTCGGGATTAATGCTTGAAGAAAGAGAAGGAGGAAGCAGAGCATGA
- a CDS encoding SMC family ATPase, with protein sequence MKPIQLKMTAFGPYKYTETINFMDLMDHRLFVISGATGAGKTTIFDGISFALYGSGSGEDRKDTKMLRSDFALDQTHTSVELIFEIFNRKYRILRQLPHVKKGNKSSTGEKYEFFEIKETGEVPVVERQIVSEINKKIEDIIGLTQDQFSQIVMLPQGEFRKLLTSSTENKEAILRKIFKTEPYRLINERLKEKKLVAEAELKKEENTRNSYSEQIMASFPKRESILFDLLEEGNYNIFQLKDALQAETNYYRDKIEKDELLCEEAYENQVAKQSAYYNAKNTNTQLEELELKEQNLQRLLSQEETYKKEESRLEAAERANTIEAIESHYKETVTEGNLKESLLLRAKEELSLTSNSLIQMEEVYLKELSKKQDREQSVEALIQLNALLPLMEDLEKRKRQLKELEVRQRNLKEQHELKIATYQQAKASHLLMKNEIEKLEEQVNPLDNKVQQYSQIKGQYQLMQDFIQQESKLEELKNIEEKEETIYLKAQQTLQYEEGRWLNNQASILASRLVDGEACPVCGSTEHKPTSTYTHEAILTDEQVQMLKKDLTSKETSYLTIRTKREHALENIEKILEQLEELQLSILDIEQVKMDLNQLENEIEGLRSDKESLISLKETYKTSVRQIEELEENKNNIEADYIHAKAEYEQANAVLESKQSSIPSTISNLEELHEQINAATKQKLLLEETWEKAQKQHKDAEESHTKAQMRLEHATQSAEEAILKQEKAKQQFLQALVKAGFETKEEYEEARMDEPARKALRERCEAYKQAVHTFTEQVKDGYKKLEGKSKVDLNALEEELSQLKTAYESALNTLNSTKEFVKAGIEIQEKIALSSDRIAKLEQQVSHILDLYDLLRGQNPLKISFERYIQIEYLEQIIHAANERLKHLSNGQYQLMRSDRQETHGKQSGLGLDVYDAYTGQIRDVKTLSGGEKFNASLCLALGMADVIQSYRGSVRIDTMFIDEGFGSLDEESLNKAIDTLVDLQRSGRMVGVISHVSELKSAIPAILEVEKLKEGYSQTKFVIK encoded by the coding sequence ATGAAGCCTATTCAGTTAAAAATGACAGCATTCGGTCCCTATAAATACACGGAAACGATTAACTTCATGGATTTGATGGATCATCGATTATTTGTCATATCTGGGGCCACTGGAGCAGGAAAAACGACAATATTTGATGGAATAAGCTTTGCCCTTTATGGCTCTGGGAGTGGGGAGGATAGAAAAGATACGAAAATGTTGCGCAGTGATTTTGCATTGGATCAAACGCATACTTCTGTTGAATTGATATTTGAAATATTTAACCGTAAATATCGTATTTTAAGACAGCTTCCTCACGTTAAAAAAGGAAATAAAAGCTCAACAGGAGAAAAATATGAGTTCTTCGAAATAAAGGAGACAGGGGAAGTACCTGTTGTTGAAAGACAAATAGTTTCAGAGATTAACAAGAAAATAGAGGATATCATTGGACTTACGCAAGATCAGTTCAGCCAAATCGTCATGCTGCCACAAGGCGAATTTAGGAAGCTATTAACCTCTTCTACTGAAAACAAGGAAGCAATTCTTCGAAAAATATTTAAAACAGAACCCTACAGGCTGATTAATGAAAGACTTAAAGAGAAAAAATTAGTAGCTGAGGCAGAGCTTAAAAAAGAAGAAAACACCCGTAATAGTTATTCGGAACAGATTATGGCCTCTTTTCCAAAACGGGAGTCTATTCTTTTTGACCTCCTAGAGGAAGGTAATTATAATATATTCCAGTTAAAGGATGCTTTACAGGCTGAGACTAATTATTACCGAGATAAGATAGAAAAAGACGAGCTCCTCTGTGAAGAGGCATATGAAAATCAGGTAGCGAAGCAATCAGCCTATTACAATGCTAAAAACACCAATACCCAATTGGAGGAGCTTGAGTTAAAAGAGCAAAACCTCCAGCGTCTTCTTAGCCAGGAAGAAACATACAAAAAGGAAGAAAGTAGACTAGAGGCAGCAGAACGGGCAAATACTATAGAAGCAATCGAGAGCCACTATAAAGAAACAGTTACTGAAGGAAATTTAAAGGAAAGCCTATTGCTTAGAGCTAAAGAGGAGCTATCCTTAACATCTAATTCCTTAATTCAGATGGAAGAGGTCTATCTCAAAGAGTTAAGCAAAAAGCAAGACCGTGAACAAAGTGTAGAAGCTTTAATCCAGCTAAATGCTCTATTACCTTTAATGGAAGACCTAGAAAAAAGGAAGCGGCAGTTAAAAGAGTTAGAGGTTAGGCAACGTAATCTCAAGGAGCAGCATGAACTTAAAATAGCTACATACCAACAAGCTAAGGCAAGCCACCTTTTGATGAAAAACGAAATAGAGAAACTAGAGGAGCAAGTAAATCCATTAGATAACAAGGTTCAACAATACTCTCAGATTAAAGGGCAATATCAACTAATGCAGGATTTTATACAGCAGGAGTCCAAGCTTGAGGAATTGAAGAACATAGAAGAAAAGGAAGAGACGATATACCTGAAAGCCCAGCAAACTCTTCAATATGAAGAAGGCAGATGGCTTAATAATCAGGCGAGTATCCTTGCCTCTAGGCTCGTAGACGGTGAAGCTTGTCCTGTATGTGGTAGTACCGAGCATAAGCCAACAAGCACTTATACCCATGAAGCTATATTAACGGATGAGCAAGTGCAGATGCTGAAAAAAGATCTTACGAGTAAGGAAACTAGCTACTTAACTATACGAACCAAACGAGAGCATGCTCTTGAGAACATAGAAAAAATCTTGGAACAGCTAGAAGAGCTACAATTATCTATTCTAGATATAGAGCAAGTAAAAATGGATCTAAATCAGCTAGAAAATGAAATAGAAGGTCTCCGTTCTGATAAAGAAAGCTTAATTTCCTTAAAAGAAACGTACAAAACGAGTGTAAGACAAATAGAGGAATTAGAAGAAAACAAGAATAATATTGAGGCAGATTATATCCATGCAAAGGCCGAATATGAGCAGGCAAATGCCGTCCTAGAGTCCAAACAAAGCTCTATCCCAAGTACAATTTCTAATCTTGAGGAGCTTCACGAACAAATTAATGCTGCTACTAAGCAAAAGCTTCTATTAGAAGAAACATGGGAGAAGGCTCAAAAGCAACATAAAGATGCAGAGGAATCCCATACGAAAGCCCAAATGAGATTAGAGCATGCCACTCAATCCGCAGAGGAAGCAATACTTAAGCAAGAGAAGGCTAAACAACAATTTTTACAAGCGTTAGTAAAGGCTGGTTTTGAAACCAAAGAGGAGTATGAGGAAGCAAGAATGGATGAACCTGCGCGGAAGGCGTTAAGAGAACGTTGTGAAGCATATAAACAGGCGGTACATACATTTACCGAACAAGTGAAGGATGGTTATAAGAAGCTAGAAGGTAAGAGCAAAGTCGATTTGAACGCCCTTGAAGAAGAGTTAAGCCAACTTAAAACTGCATATGAATCTGCATTAAATACTTTGAATAGTACTAAGGAGTTTGTAAAAGCGGGCATAGAAATTCAAGAAAAAATAGCATTATCCAGCGATCGTATTGCTAAGTTAGAGCAACAAGTAAGTCATATTCTCGATTTATACGATTTACTTAGAGGGCAAAATCCTTTGAAAATTTCTTTTGAACGCTATATACAAATAGAGTACTTAGAACAGATAATTCATGCAGCAAATGAAAGACTCAAGCATTTATCGAATGGACAGTACCAACTAATGAGAAGTGATAGACAGGAAACCCACGGCAAGCAAAGTGGACTAGGTCTAGATGTATATGATGCTTACACTGGGCAAATCCGAGATGTTAAAACATTATCAGGGGGAGAAAAATTTAATGCCTCCCTATGTCTTGCGCTTGGTATGGCAGACGTCATCCAAAGCTATCGTGGAAGTGTAAGAATTGATACGATGTTCATCGACGAAGGTTTTGGTTCGCTAGACGAGGAATCTTTAAATAAAGCGATAGACACGTTGGTAGATCTTCAAAGATCCGGTCGCATGGTCGGTGTGATTTCTCATGTTAGTGAGCTTAAGTCGGCTATTCCTGCCATACTTGAAGTCGAGAAGCTAAAAGAAGGCTACAGCCAAACAAAGTTTGTGATTAAGTAA
- a CDS encoding nucleoside deaminase, translating to MALGEAEKALEENTYPVGAVIVDEHFNLVAKGRNRVHPSQDITAHAEMDAIRNAGTVMFDAKIKHKKFTLYSSLEPCPMCTGGILFAKIQRVVWLLNDDHGFGGYKRLKDASVFLEKFDRIEVMEEPFEDLKNRQKELMISWETNANNVTSLRNRQ from the coding sequence ATGGCGTTAGGGGAAGCGGAAAAAGCATTAGAGGAAAATACTTATCCAGTTGGAGCAGTTATTGTGGATGAGCATTTTAATCTCGTTGCTAAAGGTAGAAATAGAGTACATCCTAGTCAGGATATTACGGCACATGCAGAAATGGATGCGATAAGAAATGCTGGGACTGTAATGTTTGATGCTAAAATTAAACACAAGAAATTTACGCTTTATAGCTCCCTCGAGCCTTGTCCAATGTGTACAGGAGGAATACTATTTGCTAAAATTCAGCGTGTCGTTTGGTTATTAAACGATGATCATGGTTTTGGAGGATATAAAAGACTGAAAGATGCCTCCGTCTTCCTAGAAAAATTTGACCGTATCGAAGTAATGGAAGAACCTTTTGAGGATTTAAAGAATAGACAGAAGGAATTAATGATTAGCTGGGAGACAAATGCAAATAATGTAACATCATTGCGTAATAGGCAATAA
- a CDS encoding DUF5412 domain-containing protein, producing the protein MIGSLLIVGLVGYGVYWAFFDMNRLPTGEYLIEETSPNGKYTLKAYVTNGGATTSYSVRGELVFNDKDNKTKNIYWNYREESANISWTDNNTVIINGHTLDVTKEKFDFRRQ; encoded by the coding sequence ATCATTGGAAGCTTGTTAATCGTCGGACTTGTCGGCTACGGAGTATATTGGGCTTTTTTTGATATGAATAGGTTACCAACAGGAGAATATCTTATAGAAGAGACTTCACCTAATGGAAAGTACACATTAAAAGCATATGTTACGAACGGAGGCGCAACTACGTCATATTCTGTTCGTGGCGAGCTGGTATTTAATGATAAAGATAATAAAACTAAAAACATCTATTGGAACTATCGAGAAGAAAGCGCAAATATTTCTTGGACAGATAATAATACAGTAATAATTAACGGTCATACATTAGATGTTACAAAGGAAAAATTTGATTTTAGAAGACAATAA
- a CDS encoding M48 family metalloprotease, with translation MTDKQLRSTKEMPYFILSILFSLLIYVIAIASIFGIAIILVLFFISTYAHLMNLSYIRSNGIRVSQRQFPDVYERITRMSEDMNLKKVPDIFVVHSEGAFNAFATRFLGKNMVVLYSEVFELAREQGDAELDFIIAHELTHIKRNHIWKNILITPARLVPFLSQAYSRACEYTCDRQAAYFIRDGAAAKRGLTILSIGKELYKEVNEDAYLEQISTESNVFTWLGEVLSSHPPTPKRVQAVGHFMQVEGTPTYYTNANKIALGLGALFGILFIGYLGIIGIVLAGSLTYASIFPDDLLEDESALNTLTSEESTLETGSSPSDQDTYNYTPLMNAVVDGDYTKVRELIASGVNLEEKDTEGATALHQAVYLNDIMMAEILLEAGADPNTKDLYSNALTATFYHENYELTALLYEYGADPAIVDPEGYSGNNILGVPSGQFEQTLNSLLQPVN, from the coding sequence ATGACAGACAAACAATTAAGATCCACAAAAGAAATGCCATATTTTATTTTAAGCATCCTATTTAGTTTATTAATTTACGTTATAGCTATAGCTAGTATTTTTGGGATCGCAATCATTCTTGTTTTATTTTTTATCAGTACATATGCACATCTTATGAATCTTAGCTATATTCGATCAAATGGTATCAGAGTTAGCCAAAGGCAGTTTCCAGATGTCTATGAACGAATAACTCGTATGTCTGAAGATATGAATTTAAAAAAAGTACCAGATATATTTGTAGTTCACTCCGAAGGTGCTTTTAACGCTTTTGCAACCCGGTTTTTAGGAAAGAATATGGTTGTGCTCTATTCAGAGGTATTTGAGCTTGCTAGGGAGCAAGGCGATGCAGAGCTAGATTTCATCATAGCTCACGAGCTTACACATATTAAACGAAATCACATTTGGAAAAATATATTAATTACACCCGCTCGTTTAGTGCCGTTCCTTTCCCAGGCGTATAGTCGTGCATGTGAATATACATGTGATCGTCAAGCAGCTTACTTCATTAGAGATGGTGCAGCTGCTAAGCGTGGCCTAACAATTTTAAGTATTGGGAAGGAACTATATAAAGAGGTAAATGAGGATGCCTATTTAGAGCAAATTTCCACAGAGTCCAATGTTTTCACATGGCTTGGTGAGGTCTTATCCTCCCACCCACCCACTCCTAAAAGAGTCCAAGCAGTCGGTCATTTTATGCAAGTAGAAGGGACTCCTACCTACTATACGAATGCTAATAAAATCGCTCTTGGTTTAGGCGCATTATTTGGTATTTTATTCATTGGTTATTTAGGGATTATAGGAATAGTCCTGGCAGGCTCTCTTACCTATGCAAGCATTTTTCCTGATGACTTGCTAGAGGATGAATCCGCGTTAAATACTTTAACTTCGGAGGAGTCAACACTAGAGACAGGCTCTTCACCTTCAGACCAAGACACTTACAATTACACTCCATTAATGAATGCAGTCGTGGATGGAGACTATACGAAGGTGCGAGAGCTTATAGCTAGCGGGGTAAATTTAGAAGAAAAAGACACAGAGGGGGCAACTGCTTTACATCAAGCAGTATATTTAAATGACATTATGATGGCAGAAATTTTACTTGAGGCTGGGGCAGACCCTAATACAAAGGATCTCTATTCCAACGCTTTGACCGCCACCTTTTATCATGAGAATTACGAATTGACAGCTCTATTGTATGAGTATGGGGCAGATCCGGCCATAGTTGATCCCGAAGGTTACTCGGGAAATAATATTCTAGGTGTTCCTAGTGGGCAGTTCGAACAGACATTGAATAGTCTACTTCAACCAGTAAATTGA